The Methanofollis sp. UBA420 DNA segment GGCCGAAAGTGCCGAGAGCGAGTAATACTTTTTTTCGAGCGTCACCCTGTCCACGACAGGGGGAGGACAATTTCCCTTCGTCGGATCTTAGATCCTGTCTTCTCCGATCCCCATCCTGTCGGGACGACCGAAGGAAATTGAGAAAATCGGCTCTGTAGAATCACTGATGAAACGAAGTTTCAGGCGGTTCTTTGAAAAATTCTACAGGGGTTTTCATGGTAAACCATCATATTGAGGGTATTCCCGGAGTCCTGATCAGGGCAATTTCCAACCCCGCTCCCTCCCCCTCCCCGGCAGCAGGGGTGGCCGGGAGAGGGAGCATTACCTGCAATCATACCGGGGCTCTGGGGGCGTTGAGTCCTGCCGGATTTCATTCTGTTCTGCCCACGGCCCCTGCTATGCCCGGATCATCGGATCTCTTCGATATGGCCCCGAACAGTAGGTCGGATCCCCTGATTGGAGGCAAATCCGGGCGTATTCGACCCGGGCCATGTCCCGCGGGGTCACACCCTCCTGACATGCAGGTACCACAGGGATAGGATCTGGGGTCTTCCTGAGTGAAAAGGGCCAAAAAAGGTTCAGATGGTGATCTGGGCAAGCGCCTCATAGACCATCCGGCGGTACACGTCGAGATTTGTGGCGTAGTGCTCCCCGGCAAGCTTCGAGTCCTCGGTCGTCCCGAAGGCTTCGAGCCTCTTCAGGGTTCTTTCGGCAGCGTCAAGAACCCAACAGTTCCGCATATCCTTGTCGACGACCGTCACCGACTCGGCCCGCACCGAGACGAAGACCCGGCCGTCTGGCGCCTCGTAGACACTCGGTTTTCCGACGACTGCGACGAATGCCGGGGGCTCGATCTTCGAGACCTGCGTCATCGCCTCCTGCTGGAAGGAACTGGCGGAGACAAAGAAGGTCCCTGTCGGGTCGGAGACGCGGATCTGGTAGAAGATGTTCTGATCGCCCCGCTTTTCCTTCTGGGTCATCGACCCGATGATCAAGACCCTGTTGCACCTCTCCCCTGTCGGGAGGAGGACATAGGTCGGGCTCTTCTCGTCCTCTCCGTCCTTGAAATGGTAATGTGCCTCGCGCAGTTCGGCCGCGAAGACCCTGCGTGCCGGCTCGCGCTGGTAGCGCGGCGTGAAACGACTTTCACTCTGCATGTGACTCGCCTCCGATCTGGTTGAGAAGTTCTGTATGCCGGTCTGTATCAAAGGAGAGGGGCCTGCACTCCCTTACAAGGAGAGTGTCGCCGAGGTCGCTCCCTGAACAGGCGAAGTAGCGGCCCATCACGGCATCCCTGATCTTGTAGAAAACGTCGTCCAGTCCGAGGGGGCTTTCCTGGGCGATCGTTACCGCCTCGTCGAGAGAAAGCCCGGTGACCGCCTCGACGACATCCTTCTGCATGAGGATATTGTGTGCCGTCGTCCCGTCGTCGAGCACCCCCTTGATCCTGATATCATATCTGAAGTTGTCCTGGACCTCGTGGACAGGGCAGTAATTCCGCTTCGAGAGGACGCGGTTGCACCCCTCCACAGGGCAGCGCTTGACAAGGCCCGATCCCGGGCCGACATTCACGATAGCCCCTGTGACGGTGGCCGCGCCGGTCCCGACGGTGATCTCGGCCTCTTCGTCAGGGAAACACTTCGCGCCGTTGAGGGTGATGGAAAGCCGCCCCTGGTATTCGTCCACAGCCGCGTAGAAGATGTTATAGACCATCCCCGGCTCGAGCCGCTCCATGCCCTCCTCTTTCCAGATGGTGAACTTGATCGTGCCCGACTCGTCGCCGACGATGCCGGTCTGGAGGATCCGCTCGTGCCTCGCCTCCCATTCCTGGACCATCTTCACCTTCACGCTGGCGACGCCCGGCCGTAAGTCGGCGATCCTGGCCATCTGCGGCATGATCGGGATCTCCTTCTCGATCGCCGTGATCGTCGTCCCGCTGTGGAAGTTCAGCTTCGGCGTGCCGCGGTACTCGTCCACGACCGCGGACTCGATCCTGTACCACTGCCCCTCTTCCATCAGGGGTGCCTTTGCCCTCTCCCAGGCCGTGAACTGGATCGCGCCTGTAGCGTCGGCGATGGTCCCGCTCTGGCTGATCGCGGTCGAGGCTGGTTTTGCGATGCCGACGATCTTCCCCTCGACAGTCGCCCATTCGCCAGGAAGGAGAGACCCGATCTCGCGCATCTCTGAGGACGGGCCAGGCATGGACGCGAGGTTGTGATCGCGTGCGAGGTTCTCGGATACGGTCTTTTCGGCCTCGGTGAGGTTGACGCCGAAGTCCTCAACGAGGGTTCGGAGTTTCTTTTCCACCTCTGCGGGGTCGATTTTGACCTTCTGCGACTCGAACTTTCGGGAGATTCTTTGTGCTGCTTCGGATAGATCCATCTACATCTCCAGATGAGCATCGTCACCGCTCGATATAAAATGTGAGGGGCGGAGGGTGAAAGTTGGTACAGGCCCCCTGTTGCACTTTTAAGTATTGGAGCGACCAACCTCTGGGTATGGCGATCACCGCTGACAGTACGATCCTGGAACTCCTCCAGGCAAAGCCCGAAGCTGCGGAAGTCCTGATGCGTTTCGGCATGGGGTGCCTTGGCTGTGCCATCGGCAGAGGCGAGAGTATCCGGCAGGCCGCGGATGCCCATGGCATCCCGCTCGAAGAACTTGTTGCCGCGCTCGGCATCCAGGAGTAAAAACTATTTTTCCGGCTTCCCTCTGAGGGAAGTCCGGTATTTTTTCAGCTCTCCGAGCGAAGCCTCGGGGTTTCGCCGC contains these protein-coding regions:
- a CDS encoding nucleic acid-binding protein; protein product: MQSESRFTPRYQREPARRVFAAELREAHYHFKDGEDEKSPTYVLLPTGERCNRVLIIGSMTQKEKRGDQNIFYQIRVSDPTGTFFVSASSFQQEAMTQVSKIEPPAFVAVVGKPSVYEAPDGRVFVSVRAESVTVVDKDMRNCWVLDAAERTLKRLEAFGTTEDSKLAGEHYATNLDVYRRMVYEALAQITI
- a CDS encoding nucleotide-binding protein, producing the protein MDLSEAAQRISRKFESQKVKIDPAEVEKKLRTLVEDFGVNLTEAEKTVSENLARDHNLASMPGPSSEMREIGSLLPGEWATVEGKIVGIAKPASTAISQSGTIADATGAIQFTAWERAKAPLMEEGQWYRIESAVVDEYRGTPKLNFHSGTTITAIEKEIPIMPQMARIADLRPGVASVKVKMVQEWEARHERILQTGIVGDESGTIKFTIWKEEGMERLEPGMVYNIFYAAVDEYQGRLSITLNGAKCFPDEEAEITVGTGAATVTGAIVNVGPGSGLVKRCPVEGCNRVLSKRNYCPVHEVQDNFRYDIRIKGVLDDGTTAHNILMQKDVVEAVTGLSLDEAVTIAQESPLGLDDVFYKIRDAVMGRYFACSGSDLGDTLLVRECRPLSFDTDRHTELLNQIGGESHAE
- a CDS encoding DUF1858 domain-containing protein gives rise to the protein MAITADSTILELLQAKPEAAEVLMRFGMGCLGCAIGRGESIRQAADAHGIPLEELVAALGIQE